The Drosophila innubila isolate TH190305 chromosome 2L unlocalized genomic scaffold, UK_Dinn_1.0 4_B_2L, whole genome shotgun sequence genome segment tgaattttttaatacatattaaatatttatttgttaactaACAATATGCAATTCCggattttcataatttttctcAATCATGGTTATCAAAATAACATCAATTTTACTTCATTATCTTCTAAACGGCACATTTCATCCATTATTTCAGCGTGGTTATAAATAATGCACTGATTGCCCACGgtgaatgtcatatttgctgACTATGAAACTCATATTAGCCGAGTTGGTCCTTTATGGTCCACAATTTCAGTCGGTAATCGGTGGCGACGAGTAAGCCAAGTTAATGCCAAGCAATTTGTCAACAATTCTTATTATCagatttttgattgaaatttttttgttttttttttttactagtaCTCGTAGTTGTGCTGAGTGAAGATTGATTtgttaaaacaacaacacgaacaacaTCAACGATAACAGCGAGAATAAGCACAACAAGACAAAGAACTGAATGTTGAAGCACATTGTGCAGTTGAAGATGAAAATGATTGATTTGCCATAATGCCAACGGCAAAGGCAAATTCCGAGAGAGAGGTGGAGAGAATTCGCCCAGAGTTTCTATTTGTGTTTCAGCCAATTCTTGTTTTAAAGTGGAACAGAAATGAAGCCAGGCTaatcatcaatcaatcatcTACTGCCCTGCAATTGCTGTGCCATGcataaaacaaaaggcaaacgcTTAAAGTTTTTGCCCagcaaagtatgcaatgttTTTCTTTGAGCTGCAAAGTATGCTACGGTTTGCCTTTATTTGTTGTCCTGCGCTTTTGCTTCACGGCTTATCGGAACTTACTCAGACTCAGAGACAGTCTCAGCCACATCCGCAGCTTCAGTCACAACCGCAGTCACAGCTTCAATCGGCGTCCGTCTTTATCTCtgtttgcaaattgaatttgaccTGTCAATCAGCATTCATTACAAGTCGCTTTCTGGCTTTAAAACCGCATTTTAAGCGACGGCAAAGAAAATTCCGCATACGCAGCGCAAAATGATTCGAACAGGTAAGAACACCCACCCATACCCACACCCAcagacacccacacacacgcatacactcTTAAAAGCTGCCGCCAAATTGATTGTAATTGACACTTATTGGACAGCAGACGCTGACAGAGTTTCGTTACGTGGATTGTGGACCTTTGTCCTTTCAGCTCTGAGATGGGAACAGTAAGGCAGTCAAAAAATCTGTCGgtgcaaataaatcaataagcGGGAGGCATTgcacagaaaaataaattaaatacaaaagatTAAAATGTGTCAAATGTGAGCTGAAATCCAAAATCaagcaaaaaatttttagcataATTTTAAGTATGTTTATAATTACAATGTGAGTGATCTCTCGCTGAAATAATTCCAAAAATGTTAATCCAAATAGTCCTTGGCTTTTCACTCAGCTGACAATTTTCTTCTGCCGATGTATAAACATTGTTTATGTCAGTATAACATCTTCGTTGAAACCATTTGGaacagaaatttttaaataaacaatccTAAAACTTTCAGATTATTCCTTTTTTCGTGCAACGCGAGTACAGTAATAGATAGAGTACAGTTTGGTACTCCCAAAAGATAATATAATCGTTCTTTTTGCAGTTCATACCAATTCACCATGTGCAGTTATCCTTGCTATCCTGCTGCCTGTATCGGATCTTGTGGCGGTTGTGGTCCAAGTGGATTTTATGATCCCAGTTTCAGACCATTCAATGGGCCATTCAACAGCTGGTGCGGTCCTTGTGGGGCAGGATGCTGCGGAGGACGCTGGTGTTAGATTCCAACAAGTCTGCATATTTTTCCGTGTTCGTTCTGGTAAACAGTCAGTTATACATATTATGCATTCAAAAACTTATAATCCCATCTATTCGTTCTGCTTATTAATAGATGAAAACATAGATCCTCAAAGTGGAAAAGTAATACTTGAAAAAGGCTAAAACGGTATGAACATCTCGCTTACAGAAGAAATCTAGGAagaattttatggtttttaggGAAG includes the following:
- the LOC117780565 gene encoding male-specific sperm protein Mst84Da-like — protein: MCSYPCYPAACIGSCGGCGPSGFYDPSFRPFNGPFNSWCGPCGAGCCGGRWC